CTGACCCGGCCCGCCGCGCGCTAGCGACCGCCGGACGTGAACTGGATCCCCACCGCGAGCACCGTGTCCAGCTGCGAGAGCTCGTCGGTGCGCACGTCGCCCACCTCGAAGTAGGTGGTGTGGAAGTGGGCGTCGAAGTCGACGCGCAGGGCGGCCGTGGGGCTCAGGGGCATCCAGCCGCTGAGGCCGAGCACGCCGGTCATGATGTTCCCGCCCTCGATGAAATCGTCGTAGTTCGTGCCCTGCAGGCCGACGCCGCCGTGCAGGATGAACCGCTTCTCGCTGCCCAGGGCGACCGCCAGCTGGGCCGATCCGTAGAACAGCGCCAGGTCGACCGACGCCGCGTCCGGGTCGCCGAAGATGTCGGCGGCGAGGGACGAACGGCCGTAGTGACCGCTCAGATCGAGCGAGACGGTCTCGTTCAGGTAGATGGCGATGCGGCCGCCGAAGCCGAGGGTGGCGTCGAAACGGGCGGTGATGCCGTCCTGGTCGACGACGTCGGTCGTCGGGTTGATGTAGGCCACCGAGGGGATGATGTCGACGCGGGAGTCGGCGCGGGCGGGGGCGGTCGCCGTCAGGGCGACGATCAGCAGGGAGAGCGGGAGCAGGGTCTTCATGGTCAGGTCCATCCTGGGCATGGGGGGCGCGACGGGGTCGCGACAGGTTGCTTCGACCGGACATGCGGAACCGCGGGGCCGGGTGCGCAATCGCCGGGCGGGGCCGGGTCAGCGCACGCCCTGGCCGGCGACCACGGCGCGCAGGGTGGCCGCGACGATGGCGAGATCGAGCAGGGGGGACATGTTCTTCAGGTAGTAGAGATCGTAGCGCAGCTTCTCGCGGGCGCCGGCCACGCCCACGCCGTAGCCGAAGTTCACCTGCGCCCAGCCGGTCAGGCCCGGCTTGACGAGATGCCGGTAGGGATAGGCGGGGATGGCCTCGGCCAGGTCGGCCACGAAGGCCGGCCGCTCGGGGCGGGGCCCGACGAAAGCCATCTCGCCGCGCAGGATGTTCACGAGCTGGGGCACCTCGTCGAAGCGCGTGCGGCGCAGCCAGCGGCCGACCGGGGTCACGCGCGGATCGGCGGGGCGGGCCCAGGCCGGGCCGCTGCGGGCCTCGGCGTCGATGGACATGGTGCGGAACTTGAGCATGGTGAAGGGGCGCCCCCCGCGACCGACACGCTGCTGGCGATAGGTGACCGGACCGTCGCCGGCGAGGGCGATGGCCGCGGCGACCACGGCACAGGGCACCGCCAGCAGCGTGAGCAGCGTGCCGGCCAGCACCTTGTCGCCGAGCGCCTTGGCCCGCCACTGCCAGGGCGAGACGCGGTGCGGTCCCCAGGCCAGCGAGTTGAGGCTGTCGCGGCGCTCGAGCAGGAGCTTGTGGCAGATCGACTCGTAGAAGTCGCCGCTGTCGATGATCTCGACGCCGGCGAGGCGACAGGCGACGAGGGTCCCGAGGAAGGCGGCGGGCTCGTCATGGCGCAGCGACATCACCACCGTGTTCACGCGGTGGCGTCGGACCACCTCGGCCAGGGAGCCCAGTCCGCCGAGCAGCGGCAGGTCGGCGCTGCGGCAGGCCCCGGGGCAGTCGTCGCAGCCGAGCATCCCGACCATCTCGAGGCTGTCGCCGTGGGTGCGGCGCACCTCTTCGACGACCAGGGGCAGGCAGTTGCGGTCGCCGACGATCAGGATGCGGCCGTAGTGGGCGCCGTGATTGAAGTGGTGCAGCACGACCCATCGCGCCAGCCAGGCTCCGGTCACGCACACCCCGGTGGCGCCCGCACACGACAGGACGAGAGACGGCCAGGCCGGACCCGCGAAGGGCCGCACCGCCAGCAGCAGCACCGCCAGGACCGGCAGGATGAGGGCGGCGGCGGCGCACAGGCGCAAGGGCAGGCCCTGGCCGGCGTAGACGCAGCGACGGGAGTAGAGCCCGCAGAGCCAGAAGCCCCCCTGCACGAGCAGCGGGCAGGCGACGACGGTGGCGACGAGCAGGGGGGTGTCGGAGGCGGCGACGAGCCGGCGGGGCAGACCCGTCCAGACGGCCGTGGCGGCCAGCGCCGCGGCCGGCAGCCCCACTTCGAAGAGCAGGGTGCAGGTCACCCGGCGCGGCAGGTGATGCCGGACGAGCAAGGACAAGGAATCCCCCGGACGACGAGACCGTGGGCGAGCCCCCACAAGGTAGTCGGAAACCGGGGGGCCGCATCCCGGGACGCCGTCCCGCTACTCCGTCGCGAGGAAACCCAGGCCCGACCGGGGCACGCGCCGCGCCGCGAGCAGCACGGCGATGAACTCGCCGGCGTCGCCGGCCCGGTGGGGGTTCACGTAGGTCCACACCACGGCCCCGTCCGGGGCGACCTCGAGCAGGCGGCCCCCGGCGGCCTCGGTGACCAGGACGTTCCCGCCGGGCAGGGGCTGGACGCTGCCGAGCCAGGCCGAGAAGAGCTCCTCGCCGGGCCGGCCGCCGAAGGACCAGCGGATCCGCCCGGTCAGGGGGTCGACCCGCAGCACGCGCGAGCGGTCGAAGGCCTGCAGGGGGCGGCTGGCGCCCAGATTGTCGAACAGGAGCAGGTCACCGTCGGGCAGGTACACGGCCTGGTGCTGGCGGTGCCAGGGTCCGGCCGCGGCCCACTTCACGCGGTGGGTCGTCGCGTCGAGGGCCACCACGGTGCTGATGTTCCGCAGGGAGACGAGGATGTCGCCCGGGCCGAAGAGATCCGCCTGGTCCGGCGAGGGCGTTTCGATGCGCCACACCGAGTTGGCGTGGAACACGTCGGGATGGGCGATGCGCTGCAGGATGGGGGCGAAGTCCGAGGCGCCGATGGCCTCGAGCAGCGGGATGCGCTCGCGGATGTGGCCCGACGCGTCCATGAGCAGCACGTCGTCGACCAGCAGGTTGCGGAAGGGGACGGTGCCCGCGCCGAGATGGGCCTCGAGGTCGGCGGGGGGCACGAGGCGGCGGGCCAGGGTGAGGATGCCGCCGTCCGGCAGGAGCTGCAGGTCGTGGTGCTGGAGCGAGGCGTCGCGCCAGAGGACGCGCCCCGCGCGGTCGACCCGGAAGATGCCGACGTACTCGAAGAGGCCGATCAGGTCGCCGTTGGGCAGCACCTCGGCGCGCCGCAGGAACTCGCGGTGCTCGGGGTGCACGGGGAAGGGGACACTGTCGGGCCACACCGTGCGGAAGGGAACCTCCCAGGTGTGGACCGGGCGGCCGTCGCGGTCGATGAGGGTCGCCACCGGGGCGTGGCCGGAGCAGACGAGGGTCAGGCCGGGGGCGCAGCGGGTCGAGTCGAGGGTGGCGGCGCCGCGGGTGTCCGGGCCGGCGCGGTAGCCGCCGAGGTAGCCCACCGACTGCAGGCGGCGCAGCTCGCGGTCGCCGGCTTCGGCGACGGGGGCGGTCGGATACCAGCGGCCCTGCAGGTCGTCGCGCCGGATGTCCGGTTCGGTGATGGCGATGCGGCGGGGGCCGGTGTTGCGGCGTCCCCGCTGGAAACCGACCAGGAAGGCGGCCGCGAGGGCGGCGCCGAGGCAGGCCAGCAGGATCAGGCGCCGGATCACCGGCCCGCCGCCGGCGCGTGGACGAGGGCGACGATGGCCTCGAGCCCCTCCCGGTCGGCGGGGCCGAAGGCGTCCGGCTGGTCGGAATCCACGTCGAGCACGGCGACGACGGCGCCCGTGGCGTCGCGCACCGGCACCACGATCTCGCTGCGCGAGCGGCTGTCGCAGGCCACGTGTCCGGGGAAGGCGTGCACGTCGGGCACGAGGACGGTCTCGCCGCCGCGGAGGCCGGCCCAGCACACGCCGTCCGGCGGGGGCAGCTTGGCGCAGGCCAGGGGTCCCTGGTAGGGCCCGACGACGAGGTCGCCGTCGACGAGGCGGTAGAACCCCGTCCAGAAGAAGTGGGGCAGCTTGGCGTGCAGCAGGGCGCAGATCGTGGCCATGCGGGCGACCGGGTCGGTGGTGGCCTTGGGGCCTTCGTCGAGTTGGGCGGCGAGCTGGGCGGCCATGCGACCGTAGCGGGCCAGGAGCGTGGCGGAATCGGGAGAAGCGGACATGGGTTTCCTTCGCGGGTCGGGCTCGGTGCCGGGGCCGCCGGCGGCGGCGCGTCCCGACATTCTGCGGCCGGTCGGGGCCGGACGCAAGGGCGGGCCGCGGCTGGCCGGCGTCGGGCCGTTCCGCGTGGCGCTTGACGCCGGCCCGACCGGGCGTTTTCCTGTGCGCAGTCGCATCGCGCCCCCGACCCACGGCAGGAACCCATGTCCGCACCCGCTCCGCCGACCGCGCCCGGCCTCTTCTCGCGCCCGCCCTACTGGGCGGCGGGCTTCGGCACGGCGCCCGAACTGCCCATGTCCCGGGCCGAGATGGACGCCCTCGGCTGGGAGG
The sequence above is a segment of the bacterium genome. Coding sequences within it:
- a CDS encoding exopolysaccharide biosynthesis polyprenyl glycosylphosphotransferase, coding for MSLLVRHHLPRRVTCTLLFEVGLPAAALAATAVWTGLPRRLVAASDTPLLVATVVACPLLVQGGFWLCGLYSRRCVYAGQGLPLRLCAAAALILPVLAVLLLAVRPFAGPAWPSLVLSCAGATGVCVTGAWLARWVVLHHFNHGAHYGRILIVGDRNCLPLVVEEVRRTHGDSLEMVGMLGCDDCPGACRSADLPLLGGLGSLAEVVRRHRVNTVVMSLRHDEPAAFLGTLVACRLAGVEIIDSGDFYESICHKLLLERRDSLNSLAWGPHRVSPWQWRAKALGDKVLAGTLLTLLAVPCAVVAAAIALAGDGPVTYRQQRVGRGGRPFTMLKFRTMSIDAEARSGPAWARPADPRVTPVGRWLRRTRFDEVPQLVNILRGEMAFVGPRPERPAFVADLAEAIPAYPYRHLVKPGLTGWAQVNFGYGVGVAGAREKLRYDLYYLKNMSPLLDLAIVAATLRAVVAGQGVR
- a CDS encoding PQQ-binding-like beta-propeller repeat protein, producing the protein MIRRLILLACLGAALAAAFLVGFQRGRRNTGPRRIAITEPDIRRDDLQGRWYPTAPVAEAGDRELRRLQSVGYLGGYRAGPDTRGAATLDSTRCAPGLTLVCSGHAPVATLIDRDGRPVHTWEVPFRTVWPDSVPFPVHPEHREFLRRAEVLPNGDLIGLFEYVGIFRVDRAGRVLWRDASLQHHDLQLLPDGGILTLARRLVPPADLEAHLGAGTVPFRNLLVDDVLLMDASGHIRERIPLLEAIGASDFAPILQRIAHPDVFHANSVWRIETPSPDQADLFGPGDILVSLRNISTVVALDATTHRVKWAAAGPWHRQHQAVYLPDGDLLLFDNLGASRPLQAFDRSRVLRVDPLTGRIRWSFGGRPGEELFSAWLGSVQPLPGGNVLVTEAAGGRLLEVAPDGAVVWTYVNPHRAGDAGEFIAVLLAARRVPRSGLGFLATE
- a CDS encoding GAF domain-containing protein, which translates into the protein MSASPDSATLLARYGRMAAQLAAQLDEGPKATTDPVARMATICALLHAKLPHFFWTGFYRLVDGDLVVGPYQGPLACAKLPPPDGVCWAGLRGGETVLVPDVHAFPGHVACDSRSRSEIVVPVRDATGAVVAVLDVDSDQPDAFGPADREGLEAIVALVHAPAAGR